One genomic segment of Mycolicibacterium psychrotolerans includes these proteins:
- the moaC gene encoding cyclic pyranopterin monophosphate synthase MoaC: MADRLSHLDETGAAHMVDVTAKDATKRVAVAAGTVRTRADVVDLISTNGLPKGDALATARVAGILAAKRTSDLVPLCHPLAITGVDIDFSVGGDEVGITATVRTTDRTGVEMEALTAVSVAALTVYDMIKAVDRAASIDDIRVLHKEGGKTGTWSR; the protein is encoded by the coding sequence ATGGCGGATCGCCTCTCGCACCTCGACGAGACCGGCGCCGCCCACATGGTCGACGTCACCGCCAAGGACGCCACCAAGCGCGTCGCGGTGGCCGCGGGTACCGTGCGTACCCGCGCCGACGTCGTCGACCTCATCAGTACGAACGGCCTGCCCAAGGGTGATGCGCTGGCCACCGCACGTGTCGCCGGGATCCTGGCCGCCAAGCGCACCAGCGACCTCGTGCCGCTGTGCCATCCGCTGGCCATCACCGGCGTGGACATCGACTTCAGCGTCGGCGGTGACGAGGTCGGCATCACCGCGACCGTCCGGACCACCGACCGCACCGGTGTGGAGATGGAGGCGCTGACCGCCGTCAGCGTGGCCGCACTGACCGTCTACGACATGATCAAGGCCGTCGACCGGGCGGCCTCGATCGACGACATCCGCGTGCTGCACAAAGAAGGCGGCAAGACGGGTACGTGGTCGCGGTGA
- a CDS encoding MogA/MoaB family molybdenum cofactor biosynthesis protein, which produces MVAVTPARRGVVIIASTRASSGVYEDRCGPVIAAWLNDRAIATAAPLVVADGAPVATALRTALDDGPDVVITSGGTGISPTDSTPQITAELLDYQIPGLADAIRRSGLPHVPTSILSRGLCGVAGRTLIVNLPGSIGGVRDGLRVLDDVLDHALDQLRGKDHPQ; this is translated from the coding sequence GTGGTCGCGGTGACCCCCGCCCGCAGGGGCGTGGTCATCATCGCGTCCACGCGGGCGTCGTCGGGCGTGTACGAGGACCGCTGCGGTCCCGTGATCGCCGCCTGGCTCAACGACCGCGCCATCGCCACCGCGGCCCCCCTCGTCGTCGCCGACGGCGCGCCGGTCGCCACCGCGCTGCGCACCGCGCTCGACGACGGCCCCGACGTCGTGATCACCTCCGGCGGCACAGGGATCTCGCCGACCGACTCGACGCCGCAGATCACCGCCGAACTGCTCGACTACCAGATACCGGGGCTGGCCGACGCGATCCGGCGTTCCGGGCTGCCGCATGTGCCGACGTCGATCCTGTCCCGCGGGCTCTGCGGGGTCGCCGGACGCACCCTGATCGTGAATCTGCCCGGTTCGATCGGCGGGGTGCGCGACGGCCTCCGTGTCCTCGACGACGTCCTCGACCATGCGCTCGACCAACTCCGAGGTAAGGACCATCCGCAATGA
- a CDS encoding molybdenum cofactor biosynthesis protein MoaE, which produces MTVVVRAELTDRPIDVSEHEALVAHHAAGAVVSFAGVVRDHDGGRTVTRLEYSAHPSAGQTLADVVGAVAAESGGVRAIAVSHRVGSLQIGDAALIAVVAADHRGAAFQTCARLVDRVKEQLPVWKHQFFADGTDEWVNSA; this is translated from the coding sequence ATGACCGTCGTCGTGCGTGCCGAACTCACCGATCGCCCGATCGACGTGTCCGAACACGAGGCACTGGTGGCGCATCACGCCGCGGGGGCCGTGGTGTCCTTCGCCGGCGTGGTACGCGACCACGACGGCGGGCGCACGGTCACGCGCCTGGAGTACTCGGCGCATCCGTCGGCTGGGCAGACCCTCGCCGACGTCGTCGGCGCGGTCGCGGCCGAATCCGGCGGCGTGCGCGCCATCGCGGTCAGCCACCGCGTGGGCAGCCTGCAGATCGGCGACGCGGCGCTGATCGCCGTGGTGGCGGCAGACCACCGCGGCGCGGCGTTCCAGACGTGCGCGCGACTGGTGGACCGCGTCAAAGAGCAGCTACCCGTGTGGAAGCACCAGTTCTTCGCCGACGGCACCGACGAATGGGTCAACTCCGCGTAG
- a CDS encoding transglycosylase family protein translates to MSGRHRKPTNSAVSVAKIAVTGAVIGGGSLALAGTAGAATDNEWDKVASCESGGNWAINTGNGYQGGLQFSASTWSGHGGGEFAPAAHLATKEEQIAVAERVLASQGKGAWPSCGGPLSAATPRNVVNEAPPAPVDPLGLNGLLPPPPPADPLAPPPPPAPFDAMSAQAPLPPPPVDPLAAPPAPEVLPPAPAPMDAPLPPPPGDPLPPAPAPVDAAPLDAPLPAPAPLPDAAPPVVDVANIAPADAPPPVDALPPAEPVVTAADWDAARGPAPVDQPQVWALHPGDLAQQPAPADPAVPLPPAPAPAPAPNAVAAPAPDPLAPLAAAAAVPGPAYDIANQAVSGELPLPDGMPHLVSPQNLPPGTTVDPSVVTDASPNVTYLKDIWHAIQTQEISGKDALLALTQRPLTSGPAALDPVAPPAPGAPVAPEAPLPAPAAVLPPA, encoded by the coding sequence ATGAGTGGACGGCATCGCAAGCCCACCAATTCAGCAGTAAGCGTCGCCAAGATCGCCGTCACCGGCGCTGTCATCGGCGGCGGCAGCCTGGCGCTGGCCGGTACCGCCGGCGCGGCGACCGACAACGAATGGGACAAGGTCGCCAGCTGCGAGTCCGGCGGCAACTGGGCGATCAACACCGGCAACGGCTACCAGGGTGGCCTGCAGTTCTCGGCGAGCACCTGGTCCGGACACGGCGGCGGCGAGTTCGCCCCGGCCGCCCATCTGGCCACCAAGGAAGAGCAGATCGCCGTCGCCGAGCGCGTGCTGGCGTCTCAGGGGAAGGGCGCCTGGCCCTCGTGCGGCGGGCCGCTCTCCGCCGCAACGCCCCGCAACGTCGTGAACGAGGCGCCGCCGGCCCCGGTCGATCCGCTCGGCCTGAACGGTCTCCTGCCTCCTCCCCCGCCGGCCGATCCTCTCGCGCCGCCTCCGCCGCCTGCTCCGTTCGATGCGATGTCGGCTCAGGCCCCGCTCCCCCCGCCGCCCGTCGACCCGCTCGCCGCGCCGCCGGCCCCGGAGGTCCTGCCGCCGGCTCCCGCTCCGATGGACGCCCCGCTTCCTCCGCCGCCGGGCGATCCCCTGCCGCCGGCCCCCGCGCCTGTCGACGCCGCGCCGCTGGATGCCCCGCTTCCCGCACCGGCTCCGCTGCCTGACGCCGCACCCCCGGTGGTCGACGTCGCGAACATCGCGCCGGCCGATGCCCCGCCGCCCGTCGATGCGCTCCCGCCGGCCGAGCCCGTCGTGACCGCCGCCGACTGGGACGCCGCGCGGGGCCCCGCGCCTGTGGATCAACCCCAGGTCTGGGCGCTGCACCCCGGCGACCTGGCGCAGCAGCCCGCGCCCGCGGACCCTGCCGTCCCGCTGCCCCCGGCCCCGGCCCCGGCGCCCGCGCCGAACGCCGTCGCCGCGCCGGCGCCCGACCCGTTGGCTCCGCTCGCCGCAGCCGCTGCCGTTCCCGGCCCGGCCTACGACATCGCCAACCAGGCCGTGTCGGGCGAGCTTCCGCTCCCTGACGGGATGCCGCACCTCGTCAGCCCGCAGAATCTGCCGCCCGGCACCACGGTCGATCCGAGCGTGGTGACCGACGCGAGCCCGAATGTGACGTACCTGAAGGACATCTGGCACGCCATCCAGACTCAGGAGATCTCGGGCAAGGACGCGCTGCTTGCGCTCACGCAGCGGCCGCTGACCAGCGGCCCGGCGGCTCTGGACCCGGTTGCCCCGCCCGCCCCAGGAGCACCGGTCGCCCCCGAGGCACCGCTGCCCGCGCCTGCCGCGGTTCTGCCGCCGGCCTGA
- a CDS encoding MoaD/ThiS family protein gives MGVTVRYFAAARAAAGVEHETVNLQPGATVADLVDTLRARGAALSAVLARCSYLRDGVAVRDTRTPLGDGQTVDVLPPFAGG, from the coding sequence GTGGGCGTGACAGTGCGGTACTTCGCCGCGGCGCGCGCTGCTGCGGGGGTCGAGCACGAGACCGTCAACCTGCAGCCGGGCGCCACGGTCGCCGATCTGGTGGACACCCTTCGGGCCCGCGGGGCGGCCCTGTCCGCGGTGCTTGCCCGGTGTTCCTACTTGCGTGACGGAGTTGCGGTGCGCGACACGCGGACTCCGCTGGGTGACGGGCAGACGGTTGACGTGTTACCACCCTTCGCCGGTGGGTAG
- the moaA gene encoding GTP 3',8-cyclase MoaA, with product MSAVALGVPSVRGPVSGAPADGPLVDTFGRVATDLRVSLTDLCNLRCTYCMPAEGLDWLPAEQKLRVDELIRLLHIAVTRLGITSVRFTGGEPMVVPHLEDVVAATAALRPRPEITLTTNGIGLARRAEALKNAGLDRINVSLDTVDRQRFAAITRRDRLDAVLAGLRAAQAAGLSPVKVNAVLDPVIGLDDAVALLRFCLAHGYQLRIIEQMPLDAGHSWQREHTLSADAILAALRREFTLSPHPGPRGSAPAELWQVRSGAEAGAAVLGDVGIIASVSHAFCASCDRTRLTADGQVRNCLFARDETDLRALLRTGADDDALEAAWRAAMWAKAAGHGINDPGFVQPDRPMSAIGG from the coding sequence GTGAGCGCCGTCGCCCTCGGGGTGCCGTCGGTGCGCGGGCCGGTGTCGGGCGCGCCCGCCGACGGACCGCTCGTCGACACCTTCGGCCGAGTCGCGACCGATCTCCGGGTGTCGCTGACCGACCTGTGCAATCTGCGCTGCACGTACTGCATGCCGGCCGAGGGCCTCGACTGGTTACCGGCCGAGCAGAAGCTGCGGGTCGACGAACTGATCCGGCTCCTGCACATCGCGGTCACCCGGCTCGGCATCACCAGCGTGCGCTTCACGGGCGGCGAACCGATGGTGGTCCCCCACCTCGAGGACGTCGTCGCGGCGACGGCGGCGCTGCGGCCGCGTCCGGAGATCACGCTGACGACCAACGGGATCGGGCTCGCCCGGCGCGCCGAGGCGCTGAAGAACGCCGGCCTGGACCGCATCAACGTCTCGCTCGACACCGTCGACCGGCAGCGGTTCGCGGCGATCACCCGCCGTGACCGCTTGGACGCCGTGCTGGCCGGCCTGCGCGCCGCACAGGCCGCCGGGCTGTCGCCGGTGAAGGTCAACGCGGTGCTCGACCCCGTCATCGGGCTGGACGACGCCGTCGCCCTGCTGCGGTTCTGTCTGGCGCACGGCTACCAGTTGCGCATCATCGAGCAGATGCCGCTGGACGCGGGCCATTCCTGGCAGCGCGAGCACACCCTGAGTGCTGACGCCATCCTGGCCGCGCTGCGCCGAGAGTTCACGCTCAGCCCGCACCCGGGACCGCGCGGCTCCGCCCCGGCCGAGCTGTGGCAGGTGCGGTCGGGCGCGGAAGCGGGCGCTGCGGTGCTCGGCGACGTCGGGATCATCGCGTCCGTCTCGCACGCCTTCTGCGCCAGCTGCGACCGGACGAGGCTCACCGCCGACGGCCAGGTCCGCAACTGCCTGTTCGCCCGCGACGAGACCGACCTGCGGGCCCTGCTGCGCACCGGGGCCGACGACGACGCCCTCGAGGCGGCATGGCGGGCCGCGATGTGGGCCAAGGCCGCCGGGCACGGCATCAACGACCCCGGTTTCGTCCAGCCGGACCGTCCGATGAGCGCGATCGGCGGCTGA
- a CDS encoding YccF domain-containing protein, which yields MRLILNVIWLIFGGLWLALGYVLAALICFVLIITIPFGFAALRIALYALWPFGRTIVDKPGVRPGALVGNIIWLIVAGVWLAIGHILTAVAMAITIVGIPLALANLKLIPVSLMPLGKEIVPLDSGRDAAQTAFGVTR from the coding sequence ATGCGCCTGATCCTGAACGTCATCTGGTTGATCTTCGGTGGCCTGTGGCTGGCTCTGGGCTATGTGCTCGCGGCGCTCATCTGCTTCGTGCTCATCATCACCATCCCCTTCGGTTTCGCGGCGCTGCGCATCGCGCTCTATGCGCTGTGGCCGTTCGGCCGCACGATCGTCGACAAGCCAGGGGTTCGCCCCGGCGCCCTGGTCGGCAACATCATCTGGCTGATCGTCGCCGGGGTGTGGTTGGCGATCGGGCACATCCTCACCGCTGTCGCGATGGCGATCACCATCGTGGGTATCCCGCTGGCGCTGGCGAACCTGAAGCTGATTCCGGTGTCGCTGATGCCGCTCGGCAAGGAGATCGTGCCCCTCGACAGCGGCCGCGACGCCGCCCAGACAGCGTTCGGCGTGACCCGGTGA
- a CDS encoding cold-shock protein encodes MPTGRVKWYDAEKGFGFLSQEDGEDVYVRSSALPAGVEGLKAGQRVEFGVAAGRRGPQALSLKLIDPPPSLTRTRREATAAEHKHTPDELHGMVEDMITLLEGAVQPELRKGRYPDRKVARRVSEVVKAVARELDA; translated from the coding sequence GTGCCGACCGGCCGGGTGAAGTGGTACGACGCGGAGAAGGGCTTCGGGTTCCTCTCGCAGGAAGACGGTGAGGACGTGTATGTGCGTTCCTCGGCGTTGCCCGCCGGTGTCGAGGGCCTCAAGGCGGGCCAGCGCGTCGAGTTCGGTGTCGCCGCCGGACGCCGCGGCCCGCAGGCCCTGAGCCTCAAGCTGATCGACCCGCCGCCGAGCCTGACCCGGACGCGGCGCGAGGCCACGGCCGCCGAGCACAAGCACACCCCCGACGAACTGCACGGCATGGTCGAGGACATGATCACGCTGCTCGAGGGCGCGGTGCAGCCCGAGCTGCGCAAGGGCCGCTACCCGGATCGCAAGGTGGCCCGCCGCGTGTCGGAGGTCGTCAAGGCCGTCGCGCGCGAACTCGACGCCTGA
- a CDS encoding glutathione S-transferase family protein: MSYVADPSASDGDFKRDTDYITTRVTADGRDGYPVEPGRYRLIVARACPWANRTIIVRRLLGLEDVLSIGFCGPTHDERSWTFDLDPGGVDPVLGIHYLRDAYNKRIADYPKGVTVPAIVDVPTGEVATNDFAQITLDFSTEWTAHHRDGAPQLYPEPLRAEIDEVAQRIYTEVNNGVYRCGFAGSQRAYEKAYDRLFTALDWLSDRLAGQRYLVGDTITEADVRLFTTLARFDPVYHGHFKTNRSKLSEMPVLWAYARDLFQTPGFGDTTDFVQIKQHYYIVHSDINPTGVVPKGPDLSNWLTPHGREALGGRPFGDGTPPGPTREGEQVPAGHGAG, from the coding sequence ATGAGCTATGTCGCCGACCCGTCGGCCTCTGACGGCGATTTCAAGCGTGACACCGACTACATCACCACCCGCGTCACCGCGGACGGCCGGGACGGCTACCCCGTCGAGCCGGGGCGCTACCGACTGATCGTGGCACGCGCGTGCCCGTGGGCGAACCGCACGATCATCGTGCGTCGGCTACTGGGGTTGGAAGACGTTCTCTCCATTGGGTTCTGCGGACCCACCCACGACGAGCGCAGCTGGACGTTCGATCTGGACCCCGGCGGTGTCGACCCGGTGCTCGGCATCCACTACCTGCGCGACGCATACAACAAGCGCATCGCCGACTACCCCAAGGGGGTCACCGTCCCCGCGATCGTCGACGTGCCGACCGGTGAAGTGGCGACCAACGACTTCGCGCAGATCACCCTCGACTTCTCGACCGAGTGGACCGCTCACCACCGCGACGGTGCGCCCCAGCTCTACCCCGAGCCGCTGCGGGCGGAGATCGACGAGGTGGCCCAGCGCATCTACACCGAGGTCAACAACGGCGTGTACCGCTGCGGATTCGCCGGTTCACAGCGCGCCTACGAGAAGGCCTACGACCGGCTGTTCACCGCGCTCGACTGGCTCTCCGACCGCCTCGCCGGTCAGCGATATCTGGTGGGAGACACCATCACCGAAGCCGACGTGCGGCTGTTCACCACGCTGGCACGCTTCGACCCCGTCTACCACGGGCACTTCAAGACCAACCGCAGCAAGCTCTCCGAGATGCCCGTGCTGTGGGCCTACGCGCGCGACCTGTTCCAGACGCCGGGCTTCGGGGACACCACGGACTTCGTCCAGATCAAGCAGCACTACTACATCGTGCACAGCGACATCAATCCCACCGGCGTCGTGCCGAAAGGGCCCGACCTGTCGAACTGGCTCACCCCGCACGGCCGGGAAGCATTGGGCGGCAGACCTTTCGGTGACGGCACCCCGCCGGGTCCGACCCGTGAGGGCGAGCAGGTGCCCGCCGGCCACGGCGCCGGCTGA
- a CDS encoding DUF2771 domain-containing protein: MKRIVAVLAAVALIASIGTGVLVWRLTRDRAPDLPEISAYSSGHLARVGPYRFCQVLNPTDCVVPGDQGEVPVTGRHPVQLSLPTAIAKAPWVLLRAYEDGDVIEEFRPDSRLAVTIPTVDAQRGRLTGFAVQLPTLVRDQEGNEFPVPHAEWSVRAVWE, encoded by the coding sequence GTGAAACGTATTGTCGCTGTTCTCGCGGCAGTCGCCCTGATCGCCTCCATCGGCACCGGCGTGCTGGTGTGGCGGCTCACCCGCGACCGGGCGCCGGACCTGCCGGAGATCTCCGCCTACTCCTCCGGACATCTGGCCCGCGTCGGGCCGTACCGGTTCTGCCAAGTACTGAACCCCACCGACTGCGTGGTGCCCGGCGACCAGGGTGAGGTGCCGGTGACGGGCCGCCATCCCGTGCAACTGTCGCTGCCCACCGCGATCGCGAAGGCGCCGTGGGTGCTGCTGCGCGCCTACGAGGACGGCGACGTCATCGAGGAGTTCCGGCCCGATTCCCGTCTCGCGGTGACCATTCCCACCGTAGATGCGCAGCGCGGGCGGCTCACCGGATTCGCGGTGCAGCTGCCCACCCTGGTGCGCGATCAGGAGGGCAACGAGTTTCCGGTGCCGCACGCCGAGTGGTCGGTACGCGCGGTCTGGGAATGA
- a CDS encoding MFS transporter — MTGARRDHPDPDGPPGGRYYPPRPPAGEHPGMANYPSDPVATPGRRRSSTANESANRWLPPLDDQARRRDYDRYDADRPGAAGGEKVTVTRAAAQRSREMGSKMYGLVHRAATADGADKSGLTALTWPVVANFAVDAAMAVALANTLFFAAATGESKSRVALYLLITIAPFAIIAPLIGPALDRLQHGRRVALAASFVLRTVLAVILIANFDSATGSFPSWVLYPCALGMMVLSKSFSVLRSAVTPRVLPPTIDLVRVNSRLTTFGLLGGTMIGGGIAAAAEWGFQLFRMPGALYVVVAVSIAGAVLAMRIPKWVEVTEGEVPATLSYHGQPAGLRRGPAPTAKARQPLGRNIITALWGNCTVKVMVGFLFLYPAFVAKAHDASGWEQLRILGLIGAAAAIGNFTGNFTAARLELGHPAQLVVRCAVAVTAMSLATALTGNLLVAAATTLVTSGASAIAKASLDASLQDDLPEESRASAFGRSESLLQLAWVVGGATGVLIYTELYAGFTTITALLILGLAQTVFSYRGESLVPGLGGNRPVLAAAEGVRAEPAVTRE, encoded by the coding sequence GTGACAGGAGCGCGGCGCGACCACCCGGACCCCGACGGTCCGCCCGGCGGACGCTACTACCCCCCGCGCCCACCCGCCGGCGAGCATCCCGGGATGGCCAACTATCCGAGTGATCCGGTCGCCACGCCGGGCCGGCGCCGGTCCTCGACGGCCAACGAGAGCGCCAACCGGTGGCTACCGCCACTCGACGACCAGGCCCGCCGCCGCGACTACGACCGCTACGACGCGGACCGGCCGGGAGCGGCCGGAGGCGAGAAGGTGACCGTCACGCGCGCCGCGGCGCAGCGCAGCCGCGAGATGGGTTCGAAGATGTACGGGCTCGTGCACCGGGCGGCCACCGCCGACGGCGCCGACAAGTCCGGGCTGACCGCGCTGACGTGGCCGGTGGTCGCGAACTTCGCTGTCGACGCAGCGATGGCGGTCGCCCTGGCCAACACGTTGTTCTTCGCCGCCGCCACCGGGGAGAGCAAGAGCCGCGTGGCGCTCTACCTGCTGATCACGATCGCCCCGTTCGCGATCATCGCCCCGCTGATCGGGCCCGCGCTGGATCGGCTGCAGCACGGCAGGCGGGTCGCGCTGGCCGCGTCGTTCGTCCTGAGGACCGTGCTGGCCGTGATTCTCATCGCCAACTTCGACAGCGCGACGGGCAGCTTCCCGTCCTGGGTGCTGTATCCCTGTGCGCTCGGGATGATGGTGCTGTCGAAATCGTTCTCGGTGTTGCGCAGCGCCGTGACACCGCGGGTGTTGCCCCCGACGATCGACCTGGTTCGGGTGAACTCTCGGCTGACGACGTTCGGCCTGCTCGGCGGAACGATGATCGGCGGCGGCATCGCGGCGGCGGCCGAATGGGGTTTCCAGCTGTTCCGGATGCCGGGCGCGCTCTACGTGGTGGTGGCGGTCTCGATCGCGGGCGCGGTGCTGGCGATGCGCATCCCGAAGTGGGTCGAGGTCACCGAGGGCGAGGTGCCGGCGACGCTGAGCTACCACGGTCAGCCCGCCGGGCTGCGTCGCGGGCCCGCGCCCACCGCCAAGGCCCGCCAACCCCTGGGCCGCAACATCATCACCGCGCTGTGGGGCAACTGCACCGTCAAGGTGATGGTCGGCTTCCTGTTCCTGTACCCGGCCTTCGTCGCCAAGGCCCACGACGCGAGCGGCTGGGAGCAGTTGCGCATCCTCGGGCTGATCGGTGCGGCGGCGGCCATCGGCAACTTCACCGGGAACTTCACCGCCGCGCGGCTCGAGCTGGGCCATCCCGCCCAGCTGGTGGTCCGCTGCGCCGTCGCCGTGACGGCCATGTCGCTGGCCACCGCGCTGACCGGCAACCTGCTGGTGGCCGCGGCGACGACTCTGGTCACGTCGGGCGCGAGCGCGATCGCCAAGGCATCGCTGGACGCGTCCCTGCAGGACGATCTGCCCGAGGAATCGCGGGCATCGGCGTTCGGGCGGTCGGAGTCGCTGCTGCAACTGGCGTGGGTGGTGGGCGGCGCGACGGGCGTCCTCATCTACACCGAGTTGTACGCCGGCTTCACCACGATCACCGCGCTGCTCATCCTCGGGCTGGCCCAGACGGTGTTCAGCTACCGCGGCGAGTCCCTGGTGCCGGGGTTGGGCGGCAACCGCCCGGTGCTCGCGGCAGCCGAAGGCGTACGCGCCGAGCCGGCGGTGACCCGCGAGTGA
- a CDS encoding DUF3027 domain-containing protein gives MSAELEAILLGAVDEARAAIAEFSGEETVGEYLGAGFEGPASATHRFLAQMPGYRGWQWAVVVAASPGATHATISEVVLVPGPTALLAPKWVPWEERVRAGDLSPGDLLAPPADDPRLVPGYAATGDPQIDEVAVEVGLGRRQVLSLWGRNDAAQRWHDGEYGPGSAMARATRRMCRDCGFYLPLGGALGVMFGVCANEFAADGHVVDAEYGCGAHSDTPAPHGAGSPLYDPFDDGVLDLVEGTDQA, from the coding sequence ATGTCCGCCGAACTGGAGGCGATCCTGCTCGGCGCGGTCGACGAGGCGCGCGCGGCGATCGCTGAGTTCAGCGGCGAGGAGACGGTCGGCGAGTACCTGGGCGCCGGTTTCGAAGGCCCCGCGTCGGCCACCCACCGGTTCCTGGCCCAGATGCCCGGTTATCGCGGCTGGCAGTGGGCGGTCGTGGTGGCCGCCTCGCCGGGCGCCACGCACGCGACCATCAGCGAAGTGGTGCTGGTTCCCGGCCCCACAGCACTGCTGGCGCCCAAGTGGGTGCCCTGGGAGGAACGCGTCCGGGCCGGCGACCTGAGTCCCGGCGACCTGTTGGCGCCCCCGGCTGACGATCCGCGCCTGGTGCCGGGCTACGCGGCGACCGGCGATCCGCAGATCGACGAGGTGGCGGTCGAGGTGGGACTCGGCCGGCGTCAGGTGCTGAGCCTGTGGGGCCGCAACGACGCCGCACAGCGGTGGCACGACGGCGAGTACGGGCCGGGCTCGGCGATGGCGCGCGCGACGCGCCGGATGTGCCGCGACTGCGGCTTCTACCTCCCGCTCGGTGGTGCGCTGGGGGTGATGTTCGGCGTGTGCGCCAACGAGTTCGCCGCCGACGGACACGTCGTCGACGCCGAGTACGGCTGCGGCGCGCACTCTGACACGCCGGCGCCGCACGGCGCAGGTTCGCCGCTCTACGACCCGTTCGACGACGGCGTGCTCGACCTGGTGGAAGGTACCGACCAGGCTTAG
- a CDS encoding SRPBCC family protein → MAAPILQAQIDINAPVSTVWRLVSDLDRMPQWSPQCRLMKALGGLRQGARTINMNRRGRLFWPTTCRITELVPEQKLAFRVNENNTVWSYELEPTEAGTRLIETRNAENGTKAVSTFLVGKFMGGVPGFEQELIEGMNASLARIKAAAEN, encoded by the coding sequence ATGGCGGCGCCGATTTTGCAAGCGCAGATCGACATCAACGCACCGGTATCCACGGTGTGGAGACTGGTCTCCGATCTGGACCGGATGCCGCAGTGGAGCCCGCAGTGCCGGCTGATGAAGGCACTCGGCGGGCTGCGCCAGGGGGCTCGCACCATCAACATGAACCGCCGGGGGCGGCTGTTCTGGCCGACGACGTGCCGCATCACCGAACTGGTGCCCGAGCAGAAGCTCGCCTTCCGCGTCAACGAGAACAACACCGTGTGGAGCTATGAACTCGAGCCCACCGAGGCCGGTACCCGACTGATCGAAACCCGCAATGCCGAGAACGGCACGAAGGCGGTATCGACGTTCCTGGTGGGCAAGTTCATGGGCGGAGTGCCCGGTTTCGAGCAGGAACTCATCGAGGGCATGAACGCCTCGCTGGCCCGGATCAAGGCAGCCGCCGAGAACTAA
- a CDS encoding DUF2530 domain-containing protein, whose product MTAPPEPPPLPRALLAPWPVIVTITCGWLIATLLAFTVDALAPWRPVTIAGLGVGVLGTSIFLWQRHAVRRGSRGAQSGLD is encoded by the coding sequence ATGACCGCACCGCCGGAACCGCCGCCGCTGCCGCGTGCGCTGCTCGCGCCGTGGCCGGTGATCGTGACGATCACCTGCGGTTGGCTGATCGCCACGCTGCTGGCTTTCACCGTCGACGCGCTGGCTCCGTGGCGGCCCGTGACGATCGCGGGACTGGGCGTCGGCGTCCTTGGCACGTCGATCTTTCTGTGGCAACGTCACGCCGTGCGCCGCGGCTCCCGCGGTGCACAGAGCGGCTTGGACTGA